In Nicotiana tabacum cultivar K326 chromosome 2, ASM71507v2, whole genome shotgun sequence, the following proteins share a genomic window:
- the LOC107774896 gene encoding uncharacterized protein LOC107774896: MSSFNPLTSILNQNKLEGPNYVDWKRNFDIVLTAEGYKFIITEECPEKPDEDTTDDQVKAYEKWVKADEIARCNILASMANVLQHQHQSMGPAYDMLENLKEMFGEQNRAAKQTAMKALLNTKMVE, from the coding sequence ATGTCTTCATTCAACCCACTTACCTCAATTTTGAACCAAAACAAGTTAGAAGGACCGAATTATGTTGACTGGAAAAGGAACTTTGATATTGTCCTAACCGCTGAAGGTTACAAATTCATAATCACTGAAGAGTGCCCAGAAAAACCTGATGAAGATACTACTGATGATCAGGTTAAGGCCTATGAAAAATGGGTTAAGGCTGATGAGATAGCGCGATGTAACATTCTTGCCTCTATGGCGAATGTATTGCAACATCAGCATCAGTCTATGGGGCCTGCTTATGACATGCTCGAAAATCTCAAAGAGATGTTCGGTGAGCAAAATCGTGCGGCTAAGcagacagccatgaaagcccttTTGAATACCAAGATGGTTGAATGA